The following are encoded in a window of Cryptococcus neoformans var. neoformans B-3501A chromosome 13, whole genome shotgun sequence genomic DNA:
- a CDS encoding hypothetical protein (Match to ESTs gb|CF191510.1|CF191510, gb|CF190610.1|CF190610, gb|CF186824.1|CF186824; Similar to gi|46101280|gb|EAK86513.1| hypothetical protein UM05264.1 [Ustilago maydis 521], FASTA scores: opt: 1212, E(): 4.4e-73, (46.620% identity (74.359% similar) in 429 aa overlap (16-433:10-434)); HMMPfam hit to ADH_zinc_N, Zinc-binding dehydrogenase, score: 232.4, E(): 7.9e-67) has protein sequence MQAAVSLVQDYMGTEPTSTKSPYKHRQDGSTMRALAWFGKEDVRMVDAPIPDITQDTDVIVKVTGTTICGSDLHLYHSEMLGMQKGDILGHEFMGIIDRVGPSVNHLKIGDRVVVSFQIACGTCRYCQQKLSSFCDKTNDSSVVVNLWGQRDSAFFGYSHLTGGWPGGQSEYVRVPFGEVNCLKVPAEVPDEQALYLSDVLPTSYHAVVDTGVQKGDIVGIWGLGPIGICCVKWALLKGASKVYAIDTNPTRLALARSLGPEVITVDFKADDVKKRIHDEVPQGLDVCIDATTFHEPKTFLHKVEKALMLETDVSETPNEMIWLVKKMGRVGLIGVYTAYTNHFNIGALMEKGVRFIGNGQAPVHLYWEEILHDYIMTGKFDVGFMISHRVDLEDFPQLYDKFDRRVAGVEKVFVQTKASAPPAKGFPALSKVDDWADKII, from the exons ATGCAAGCAGCCGTCAGTCTCGTCCAAGACTACATGGGCACAGAACCTACCTCTACTAAGTCTCCTTACAAACACCGTCAAGATGGATCAACCATGCGTGCCCTGGCATGGTTCGGCAAGGAGGACGTAAGGATGGTGGATGCTCCTATTCCTGATATTACCCAGGACACGGACGTTATTGTCAAGGTCACGGGTACTACTATCTGTGGATCAGACCTCCATCTCTACCATTCAGAGATGTTGGGCATGCAGAAGGGAGACATTTTGGGACATGAGTTTAT GGGTATCATCGATCGAGTCGGGCCGTCTGTTAACCATCTAAAAATTGGAGACCGTGTAGTGGTGTCTTTTCAGATCGCTTGCGGTACTTGTCGATACTGCCAACAAAAGCTTTCATCCTTTTGCGATAAAACCAATGACTCGTCTGTGGTGGTTAACCTGTGGGGTCAGAGGGATTCTGCTTTCTTTGGTTACAGTCATCTCA CCGGCGGCTGGCCTGGTGGACAGTCAGAATATGTGCGAGTTCCTTTCGGCGAAGTCAATTGCTTAAAGGTGCCGGCAGAAGTACCAG ATGAGCAAGCTCTAT ATCTTTCTGATGTTCTTCCTACTTCCTATCACGCCGTTGTTGATACCGGTGTCCAAAAAGGCGATATCGTCGGTATCTGGGGCCTGGGACCTATCGGT ATCTGCTGTGTTAAATGGGCTCTCCTCAAGGGTGCATCTAAAGTTTACGCAATTGATACCAACCCTACACGACTTGCGCTTGCCAGGTCCCTTGGCCCAGAGGTAATCACTGTTGACTTTAAGGCTGATGACGTCAAAAAGCGAATTCATGACGAGGTTCCTCAAGGTTTAGATG TGTGCATCGACGCTACTACCTTCCACGAACCCAAGACCTTCCTCCACAAAGTCGAAAAAGCCCTCATGCTCGAGACCGACGTCTCCGAAACACCCAACGAAATGATCTGGCTCGTCAAAAAGATGGGCAGAGTCGGGCTTATCGGCGTATACACCGCTTACACCAACCATTTCAACATCGGTGCCCTCATGGAGAAGGGTGTGAGGTTTATCGGGAACGGGCAGGCCCCCGTACATCTTTACTGGGAAGAGATTTTGCATGACTATATCATGACGGGCAAGTTTGATGTCGGGTTCATGATTAGTCATCGAGTGGATTTGGAGGACTTTCCACAGCTTTATGACAAGTTCGATAGGAGGGTTGCAGGTGTGGAGAAGGTGTTTGTGCAGACCAAGGCTAG TGCACCCCCAGCTAAAGGTTTCCCGGCCCTTAGCAAGGTTGACGATTGGGCGGACAAGATTATCTAA
- a CDS encoding hypothetical protein (Match to EST gb|CF187806.1|CF187806; Similar to gi|46100465|gb|EAK85698.1| hypothetical protein UM04430.1 [Ustilago maydis 521], FASTA scores: opt: 1037, E(): 2.9e-61, (57.801% identity (80.496% similar) in 282 aa overlap (4-279:3-283)); HMMPfam hit to Esterase, Putative esterase, score: 191.0, E(): 2.3e-54), protein MVQLEKLSSNKAAGSFLTKYKFPSASLALPTQFNVFVPSSASPDSPAPVLFYLAGLTCTEDTGAQKGGFFNTAGKEGIALVFPDTSPRGAGVEGEDDDWQLGTGAGFYINAETDKWRKHYNMYDLIVKELPEVLKEANLGLDFSKWSIMGHSMGGHGALSIYLKNPGLFKSASAFAPICNPAAVPWGINAFSNYLSSSSSWLAHDSSALLPQFADEPKILVDVGTDDQFLKQGQLQPQTLEKAGKKGVEVRMQDGYDHSYYFISTFGPEHVAFHAKYLKA, encoded by the exons ATGGTACAGCTCGAAAAACTCTCTTCTAACAAGGCTGCCGGGAGCTTCCTCACAAAGTATAAATTCCCTTCCGCCTCCCTCGCCCTTCCCACTCAGTTCAACGTCTTCGTCCCTTCCTCCGCTTCCCCTGATTCCCCAGCCCCTGTCCTCTTTTACCTCGCAGGTCTCACCTGTACTGAAGACACTGGTGCTCAGAAGGGAGGATTCTTTAACACTGCAGGCAAAGAGGGGATCGCCCTCGTCTTCCCCGATACTAGCCCTAGGGGTGCGGGAGTAGAAggcgaggacgatgatTGGCAGTTGGGTACTGGTGCAGGATTCTACATCAATGCCGAGACGGACAAATGGAGGAAGCATTATAACATGTATGATTTGATTGTAAAGGAATTGCCAGAGGTGTTGAAGGAGGCGAACTTGGGTCTT GACTTTTCCAAATGGTCTATAATGGGACACTCCATGGGTG GGCACGGTGCTCTGTCCATCTACCTTAAGAACCCAGGCCTTTTCAAGTCTGCCTCTGCCTTTGCTCCCATCTG CAACCCCGCCGCCGTTCCATGGGGTATCAACGCATTCAGTAATtatctctcctcctcttcttcctggcTTGCCCACGACTCTTCCGCGCTTCTTCCACAGTTTGCGGATGAACCCAAGATCTTGGTGGATGTCGGTACGGATGACCAGTTCCTCAAGCAAGGCCAGCTACAGCCGCAGACGTTGGAAAAGGccgggaagaagggtgtgGAGGTAAGGATGCAAGATGGATATGATCATTCTTATTATTTT ATTTCGACTTTTGGCCCTGAGCACGTTGCTTTCCACGCCAAGTACCTCAAGGCTTAA
- a CDS encoding hypothetical protein (Similar to gi|40747820|gb|EAA66976.1| hypothetical protein AN8551.2 [Aspergillus nidulans FGSC A4], FASTA scores: opt: 2120, E(): 6.6e-131, (47.218% identity (75.188% similar) in 665 aa overlap (1-657:40-696)); HMMPfam hit to Transket_pyr, Transketolase, pyridine binding domain, score: 168.1, E(): 1.8e-47; HMMPfam hit to Transketolase_N, Transketolase, thiamine diphosphate binding domain, score: 495.6, E(): 4.7e-146) has protein sequence MGAAAIATALWKYSMRYNPANPDWINRDRFVLSAGHACLLQYIMLHLSGYSSWTLDQIKKYHAPTMDGIAAGHPEIEFPGVELTTGLLGQGIANAVGLAVANKNMAATYNKDGFPIIQNKVWCFTGDGCLQEGVGQEALSMAGHWGLDNMILVYDNNSVTVDGNIDICFTDDTSAKLKSLGWHVLEVEDGSNDLAAIVDAFEQAQKLTGKPVFINIKTIIGIGSINQNSGKVHGAALGEDDVARVKTALGFDPKDKFIVPDAVYDYFKETKIKGAQYEQEWNDLFKRYKESFPSEAAEFQRRLDGKLEEAWENKFPSKDALPKDPKATRQSSGIALRSVIPEDKSFLVGSADLCESTFVNWDGMVEFQNPKSGYGDYSGRQIRYGIREHAMVAAANGLAAWHKGAIVPIMSSYFIFWLYAAPSLRMAALMKLRFIAIATHDSIGVGEDGPTHQPIAFPLFLRALPNFNYIRPADAEEVIGAWILGLRDADHPSLLSLTRQPVPLLSGTDRNKVQYGGYVVYGDENSIPDITLVATGSEVARAVDTAELLKDKYSVRVVSMPHTGRFDAQPLEYRRSVIPSTKSLVVSIEPYASFGWAKYAHAGAHMTGFGHSAPYSVLFEHFGFGPKTLAEKIRAWAEPKRNGDGWDIPGVGEFEELLVNSGNGH, from the exons ATGGGAGCGGCTGCCATCGCCACGGCCCTTTGGAAATACAGCATGCGATATAACCCTGCTAATCCTGACTGGATCAACCGAGATC GATTCGTGCTCTCTGCTGGCCATGCGTGCCTGCTTCAATACATCATGCTTCATCTTTCTGGATATTCTTCTTGGACCCTTGACCAGATCAAGAAGTACCATGCCCCGACCATGGACGGGATTGCTGCTGGCCACCCCGAGATCGAGTTCCCAGGTGTCGAATTGACCACCGGTCTTCTCGGTCAAGGTATTGCCAACGCCGTCGGACTCGCCGTCGCCAATAAGAACATGGCTGCAACTTACAACAAGGACGGATTTCCGATCATCCAGAACAAGGTCTGGTGTTTCACCGGTGACGGTTGTCTGCAGGAGGGTGTTGGCCAGGAAG CCCTCTCCATGGCCGGACATTGGGGTCTTGACAACATGATTCTTGTATATGACAACAACTCTGTCACAGTGGACGGTAACATTGACATCTGCTTCACCGATGACACTTCCGCCAAGCTCAAGAGCCTTGGGTGGCATGTTCTCGAGGTCGAGGATGGATCCAACGACCTGGCCGCAATTGTCGATGCTTTCGAGCAGGCTCAGAAGCTCACCGGCAAGCCCGTCTTCATCAATATTAAGACCATCATCGGTATCGGCTCCATTAACCAGAATAGTGGCAAAGTACACGGCGCCGCTTTGGGTGAGGATGACGTCGCTAGAGTCAAGACCGCCCTCGGCTTTGACCCCAAGGACAAGTTCATCGTGCCCGACGCCGTCTATGACTATTTTAAGGAGACCAAAATCAAGGGTGCCCAATATGAGCAGGAATGGAACGACCTTTTCAAGCGGTACAAAGAATCTTTCCCCTCCGAAGCGGCAGAGTTCCAAAGGCGATTGGACGGAAAGCTCGAAGAGGCTTGGGAGAACAAGTTCCCTTCGAAGGATGCTCTCCCCAAAGACCCCAAAGCTACCAGGCAGAGCAGCGGTATCGCGCTTCGATCGGTCATCCCGGAGGACAAGTCATTTTTGGTCGGAAGTGCCGATTTGTGCGAGTCGACGTTTGTCAACTGGGACGGAATGGTCGAGTTCCAAAACCCCAAGTCGGGCTATGGCGATTATTCTGGTCGACAGATCCGATACGGTATCCGAGAGCATGCCATGGTGGCTGCCGCCAACGGTCTCGCCGCTTGGCACAAGGGTGCCATCGTCCC CATCATGTCGAGTtacttcatcttctggcTTTACGCCGCTCCTTCGCTCCGAATGGCCGCTTTGATGAAGCTTCGATTCATCGCCATTGCCACTCACGACTCCATCGGTGTCGGCGAGGACGGACCTACCCACCAGCCGATCGCgttccctctttttctccgtGCCCTTCCCAATTTCAACTACATCCGACCTGCCGACGCTGAGGAAGTGATCGGCGCTTGGATCTTGGGCCTCAGGGACGCCGATCACCCCAGTTTGCTTTCGCTCACTCGACAGCCAGTACCCCTTCTTTCAGGTACGGACCGCAACAAGGTACAATACGGTGGATACGTCGTCTACGGCGACGAGAACAGCATCCCCGATATCACCCTCGTCGCCACTGGTTCCGAGGTTGCACGTGCGGTTGATACAGCCGAGCTGTTGAAGGACAAATATTCTGTAAGGGTCGTATCGATGCCTCACACCGGTCGATTCGACGCACAACCGCTCGAGTACCGACGATCCGTCATCCCTTCTACCAAGTCTCTTGTCGTATCTATCGAGCCCTATGCTTCGTTCGGTTGGGCCAAATACGCCCACGCAGGCGCTCACATGACAGGCTTCGGTCACTCTGCTCCTTACTCTGTGCTGTTCGAGCACTTCGGTTTCGGCCCCAAGACCCTGGCGGAGAAGATTAGAGCCTGGGCCGAGCCAAAGAGGAACGGAGATGGCTGGGACATCCCCGGCGTTGGAGAGTTCGAGGAGCTGTTGGTTAACAGCGGTAACGGTCATTAG
- a CDS encoding hypothetical protein (Similar to gi|46116446|ref|XP_384241.1| hypothetical protein FG04065.1 [Gibberella zeae PH-1], FASTA scores: opt: 2235, E(): 5.5e-139, (46.785% identity (75.103% similar) in 731 aa overlap (1-717:1-722)); HMMPfam hit to Transket_pyr, Transketolase, pyridine binding domain, score: 168.1, E(): 1.8e-47; HMMPfam hit to Transketolase_N, Transketolase, thiamine diphosphate binding domain, score: 585.5, E(): 4.1e-173) codes for MSPVAVHNKHGDSASHGTALSKNPHVKSSEVDTEKLVINAIRCLAADLCQQYKGGHPGTVMGAAAIATALWKYSMRYNPANPDWINRDRFVLSAGHACLLQYIMLHLSGYSSWTLDQIKKYHAPTMDGIAAGHPEIEFPGVELTTGLLGQGIANAVGLAVANKNMAATYNKDGFPIIQNKVWCFTGDGCLQEGVGQEALSMAGHWGLDNMILVYDNNSVTVDGNIDICFTDDTSAKLKSLGWHVLEVEDGSNDLAAIVDAFEQAQKLTGKPVFINIKTIIGIGSINQNSGKVHGAALGEDDVARVKTALGFDPKDKFIVPDAVYDYFKETKIKGAQYEQEWNDLFKRYKESFPSEAAEFQRRLDGKLEEAWENKFPSKDALPKDPKATRQSSGIALRSVIPEDKSFLVGSADLCESTFVNWDGMVEFQNPKSGYGDYSGRQIRYGIREHAMVAAANGLAAWHKGAIVPIMSSYFIFWLYAAPSLRMAALMKLRFIAIATHDSIGVGEDGPTHQPIAFPLFLRALPNFNYIRPADAEEVIGAWILGLRDADHPSLLSLTRQPVPLLSGTDRNKVQYGGYVVYGDENSIPDITLVATGSEVARAVDTAELLKDKYSVRVVSMPHTGRFDAQPLEYRRSVIPSTKSLVVSIEPYASFGWAKYAHAGAHMTGFGHSAPYSVLFEHFGFGPKTLAEKIRAWAEPKRNGDGWDIPGVGEFEELLVNSGNGH; via the exons ATGTCACCTGTAGCTGTACATAATAAACATGGCGATTCTGCCTCTCACGGCACAGCGCTGAGCAAGAACCCTCACGTCAAGTCTTCAGAGGTTGATACCGAGAAGCTCGTAATCAACGCCATCCGATGTTTGGCAGCCGATCTATGTCAGCAG TACAAGGGTGGTCATCCCGGCACAGTCATGGGAGCGGCTGCCATCGCCACGGCCCTTTGGAAATACAGCATGCGATATAACCCTGCTAATCCTGACTGGATCAACCGAGATC GATTCGTGCTCTCTGCTGGCCATGCGTGCCTGCTTCAATACATCATGCTTCATCTTTCTGGATATTCTTCTTGGACCCTTGACCAGATCAAGAAGTACCATGCCCCGACCATGGACGGGATTGCTGCTGGCCACCCCGAGATCGAGTTCCCAGGTGTCGAATTGACCACCGGTCTTCTCGGTCAAGGTATTGCCAACGCCGTCGGACTCGCCGTCGCCAATAAGAACATGGCTGCAACTTACAACAAGGACGGATTTCCGATCATCCAGAACAAGGTCTGGTGTTTCACCGGTGACGGTTGTCTGCAGGAGGGTGTTGGCCAGGAAG CCCTCTCCATGGCCGGACATTGGGGTCTTGACAACATGATTCTTGTATATGACAACAACTCTGTCACAGTGGACGGTAACATTGACATCTGCTTCACCGATGACACTTCCGCCAAGCTCAAGAGCCTTGGGTGGCATGTTCTCGAGGTCGAGGATGGATCCAACGACCTGGCCGCAATTGTCGATGCTTTCGAGCAGGCTCAGAAGCTCACCGGCAAGCCCGTCTTCATCAATATTAAGACCATCATCGGTATCGGCTCCATTAACCAGAATAGTGGCAAAGTACACGGCGCCGCTTTGGGTGAGGATGACGTCGCTAGAGTCAAGACCGCCCTCGGCTTTGACCCCAAGGACAAGTTCATCGTGCCCGACGCCGTCTATGACTATTTTAAGGAGACCAAAATCAAGGGTGCCCAATATGAGCAGGAATGGAACGACCTTTTCAAGCGGTACAAAGAATCTTTCCCCTCCGAAGCGGCAGAGTTCCAAAGGCGATTGGACGGAAAGCTCGAAGAGGCTTGGGAGAACAAGTTCCCTTCGAAGGATGCTCTCCCCAAAGACCCCAAAGCTACCAGGCAGAGCAGCGGTATCGCGCTTCGATCGGTCATCCCGGAGGACAAGTCATTTTTGGTCGGAAGTGCCGATTTGTGCGAGTCGACGTTTGTCAACTGGGACGGAATGGTCGAGTTCCAAAACCCCAAGTCGGGCTATGGCGATTATTCTGGTCGACAGATCCGATACGGTATCCGAGAGCATGCCATGGTGGCTGCCGCCAACGGTCTCGCCGCTTGGCACAAGGGTGCCATCGTCCC CATCATGTCGAGTtacttcatcttctggcTTTACGCCGCTCCTTCGCTCCGAATGGCCGCTTTGATGAAGCTTCGATTCATCGCCATTGCCACTCACGACTCCATCGGTGTCGGCGAGGACGGACCTACCCACCAGCCGATCGCgttccctctttttctccgtGCCCTTCCCAATTTCAACTACATCCGACCTGCCGACGCTGAGGAAGTGATCGGCGCTTGGATCTTGGGCCTCAGGGACGCCGATCACCCCAGTTTGCTTTCGCTCACTCGACAGCCAGTACCCCTTCTTTCAGGTACGGACCGCAACAAGGTACAATACGGTGGATACGTCGTCTACGGCGACGAGAACAGCATCCCCGATATCACCCTCGTCGCCACTGGTTCCGAGGTTGCACGTGCGGTTGATACAGCCGAGCTGTTGAAGGACAAATATTCTGTAAGGGTCGTATCGATGCCTCACACCGGTCGATTCGACGCACAACCGCTCGAGTACCGACGATCCGTCATCCCTTCTACCAAGTCTCTTGTCGTATCTATCGAGCCCTATGCTTCGTTCGGTTGGGCCAAATACGCCCACGCAGGCGCTCACATGACAGGCTTCGGTCACTCTGCTCCTTACTCTGTGCTGTTCGAGCACTTCGGTTTCGGCCCCAAGACCCTGGCGGAGAAGATTAGAGCCTGGGCCGAGCCAAAGAGGAACGGAGATGGCTGGGACATCCCCGGCGTTGGAGAGTTCGAGGAGCTGTTGGTTAACAGCGGTAACGGTCATTAG
- a CDS encoding hypothetical protein (HMMPfam hit to Hydrolase, haloacid dehalogenase-like hydrolase, score: 39.5, E(): 9.4e-09) — protein sequence MASSTNSKPVRLVLFDVFDTLCTPRLPIHEQYHEEAIRGGLSSASITPQSVRNAFKPAFKTVDAQYPLYGKHSTPPLTPEEWWTRIIYETLREAGASKRELDGKIDAIGPALMSRFESDLGYRNFPETIACLKELKELEIKTSVVSNADPRILKTLDSLQILPLLTCSPTLSWDVEAAKPSATIYEKACEISDEKVGEGIIMVGDELKADFHGATSAGIEARLIRRPGEWSDGAVRDAKEELGGVNVVSSLEDIVKEVKQRNVGG from the exons ATGGCCTCATCAACGAATTCGAAACCGGTTCGCTTGGTTCTCTTTGACGTCTTTG ATACCCTCTGTACTCCAAGGCTACCCATCCACGAACA GTACCACGAAGAAGCTATCAGAGGTGGGCTCTCATCTGCAAGTATAACCCCACAGAGCGTCCGTAATGCATTCAAACCCG CCTTTAAAACTGTCGATGCCCAATATCCTTTGTATGGTAAACATTCGACGCCTCCATTGACTCCTGAGGAATGGTGGACAAGAATCATCTATGAGACCCTTAGGGAAGCCGGAGCTTCCAAGCGAG AATTGGATGGGAAGATTGATGCGATCGGACCTGCTTTGATGAGTCGTTTTGAGAGTGATCTCGGGTATCGAAACTTTCCAGAGACTATCGCTTGCC TAAAAGAGCTTAAGGAGCTAGAAATCAAGACCTCGGTAGTATCCAATGCTGATCCTCGTATTC TCAAAACCTTGGATTCACTTCAGATCTTACCCCTTCTTACCTGTTCTCCCACCCTATCATGGGATGTCGAAGCTGCCAAGCCATCTGCTACCATCTACGAGAAAGCATGCGAGATATCTGATGAAAAAGTGGGAGAAGGTATCATCATGGTTGGCGACGAACTCAAAGC TGATTTCCATGGTGCCACGTCGGCTGGGATCGAGGCTCGTCTTATACGGAGACCAGGAGAATGGAGTGATGGTGCTGTCAGAGATGCTAAAGAGGAATTGGGCGGGGTGAACGTCGTTTCTAGCTTGGAAGACATTGTTAAAGAGGTCAAGCAAAGGAACGTAGGTGGCTGA